The region TCTAAATGCTTcttaaaattgaactaaaaaaaccaaaataatattCTCTCTACACACACAAAGAAGATGGCTGCCAAAATTCATGAAAGAAATGGGGTTTTGGTTTCCCAAAACTCACATTTCTCTTATGTTTTAAGCATTACACTTCCGCAACCAACGATACGAATCAAGATTCCCAAGGTGTTGGTGAAGGCTATGCAAAGAAGAAATCATGGCCGCCGTGAAAATGATGCCATCCACAAGAAAGAGAGTTTTAGGAAGAAGGTTGGATCAATGGCTTCCAGTGTGTTTGGTAAAAATAACAACTCCCCTGAGGCTGCCTCCGATGAAGCGATGATGAAGTTAAAGAAAATGATTGAAAGCCTTGACATGGAGTCGGAGAAAAATGGTGAAGATGAGTATGTTTTTAATTATGGGGTAATGGTTTTAGTCGATGAAAAGGAAATGGTGGAGGCTGAAGAGGGAGATGAAGGGAAAGAGGAACTGGCAATGGTGGTGGAGCCTGGAAATGAGAGGAAAGAGAGATTGAGATTGCTGCAGACGTACTCGAAAAAGATCAGCTATGTTGGCAACGATGATTCAGGTGTTGTTTGCGTGGACGACAATGAAGGAAAGGGGACTCTTGGAATGAAGGAAGGAAATGGAAGCAATGACATGACTTGGTCGCAGTCTAGAAGACAGAAGCCGAAGATAGCATGGTTGGTGAAGAGGATAACTGAAAAGGTGGTGGGAGTAAAAAGTAAGGAAGAAGAAGTATGGAGGAAGAGGATATTAATGGGAGAAAAGTGCAAGCCTCTGAATTAATCTGGTGTAATTCAGTATGATGACAATGGCATTTTGTTACCAGAGTATCCCCTCCCCTGACTACCTACTTTGATGATGGCTGGCTGATAATAGTTTTTTCCTCTCGATtgttttatttcttcatttattttgatATACTTTTTCTAAAGTATGGAAGCTGTAAAAGCCAAAGTATGTTTATGATCATCTCTTATTCACTGCATTAAGTCTGCTTAACAATGAAATTTGGTCCATGGGTAAGAATTATTGATAATTAtttcacaaaagaaaaaaaaaatcaaacttacAACAGGGTTTTATTAGGAAATAAATTCAATAGAAGTCGATACAGCCATTGTTTTGAAAAAGAACAGCACTCCAAAGGTTAATACAAGTAAATAAAACTAGTGAACAACTATCAATCAAGTAGGAGGATTATACAAGAATTGGGGCATTCTTAATCATTCAGGGTTTTACCTTTTTGGGACATATGGAACACTAAAAAGTAAGAACCTAATAATCTACATTTCATAAATCTATCTTTGTAATTGATCTGGTGTGTGATTGCTTGTGGTAGATGATGATGTCGTCCTACCGTTAAGCTGGACACCGTTATCTGCTGGTGGACTCACTCCCCATTTCCCTTCAGATTCGGAGGGCTCCAGTACTTTCACAGTTCCATCGCTCAACCCGATTGCAAATTGGTTTGCTTCTATCGGGTGTGCAGCCACAACAAGCGGGTACACAGTTTGACTTCTGCAAAACAAGTGTCCTCTTTATGAAACAAATACCGGAGAATTTAATGGTTGCTGCAGTTCATGCAATTAAGGGACAATTAAACAGTCTTATTGATGTAAATAACAGATAACTTACCCTTTTAAGATTACTGAGGACAAGTACACTGATGGAGCGATACGGCATCTAAGTCTCAGGCTATCAGCATCAAATACCCCAATGTTACCATCGCAAAAGGTGGCATAAACAGATTGACTATTACAGGAGTATGTTGCGTAAGATATGGGTGCATGCAATACATCTTGTAGAATCCACTGCAGTAGATGAATGGGCATTAGTAAGTGTTGCCTCCATCAAAAGCAAATATTTTATCACCAAATTCTGTACCACTTTTTTTACTTCCCTACCTGTCGAACGCGCTCCATCTTGGAGGCATCATATATTGCTAACTGAGTTTCATGAACTACCAACATGCGAATTTGATCGGAGTGAAATTGTACTCTTGTATCACCTGTAGGTGCCATTCCAGCTGGAATTTGGATTGCAACTGATTTCCTTTTCTCCCACGTATCAATGCTCCACAAACACAGCTGCAGAAAGTAGCAAGATgctaataagtaaataataacatatttGAAGTCCTTCGCTGTTTGAAGGAAGCATGGACAttaaaatagaaaaggaaaaaataaaaatgaacatgACCATACAGACTAAACAAAAAAGATAGAGATGTGCAAATGTATTTCAGAGATGATGGAACACACAAAACAACAATGAAATTAGGTTGAAAAACCAGCTAATAGAATgcttgcatctttcttttttttcccctaATATGATTAGTTGATTGCATCATTTATACacaaacaaagaataaaataagtaaatatgaCAAGCCTGCTACTTACATTAGCATCGGCACCTGATGAAACCAAGATATTGAGGCTGGTTGAAAAAGCCAAACCAGTTATTCGTTTTTGGTGACCTTTCAATATTGATTTCACCTAAAAAGGTTAAAAACAGAACATTGGAACCACCCACGAGAGCAAGATGATACAAGGGGAGAAGATAAATAAGAACACAACAAAAAGAGTTCGGAAGTGTCACCTCATCTACTCGAACATTGTATATATGGATAGTTGAATCCTCCATTCCGATTGCTATGATATTATTATCCTGAGGATGGAATGCTAGGAAGGTTGAAGCTGGAGGAGGAGACATGAATGTTGTCATTACCTGCAAATCACGAGTTATTAGCATGACAAGCAACAAGTAAATCCAAAACACCAGCATATGAAGCATACCTTGAAAGTCATCATGTTAAACAAAGAAACTTTTCCGCCAGTTGCTGACATAACATACGAATCATTCTTTGAGAGTGCTATGCATGGTACCGCTTCTTCCAGGTTGACACCTGTGACATCATTAGTCATAAGAAGACCACTGTTTGGTTGCCAATGCTGCGGAACAACATTGGCAGTGGCCTTTAAAGTTCAAAGGACTTCAGAGTTCTGCTTGCCAGTAAAAGGGAATATAGAGAGAAAAAGTCAAAAGTGAAAGAAACAAAGACACAATCTTATGTAATAGAAGGTGCTGTACCTTTCCAGATGGATTTTGCTCGTTACGGGGCCACTTCCATAGCTTCTGAACACCATTTGACCCAAGTGCCAAAATACCGACAGCAGAATTTGTGTACAAAAGGCGAACAACCTTCAAAGAGATGCAATAATTCAGAGATAAGTGGTATCAAAAAATTGTATAAACCAGATTATAGAAGGAAATCAACGCACCTTGCTGGAGGTATCTGTGCTGTCAGGTAAGGTAACCAACCGACAGTGACCAGGATCC is a window of Gossypium hirsutum isolate 1008001.06 chromosome D08, Gossypium_hirsutum_v2.1, whole genome shotgun sequence DNA encoding:
- the LOC107899071 gene encoding uncharacterized protein, translating into MVLVDEKEMVEAEEGDEGKEELAMVVEPGNERKERLRLLQTYSKKISYVGNDDSGVVCVDDNEGKGTLGMKEGNGSNDMTWSQSRRQKPKIAWLVKRITEKVVGVKSKEEEVWRKRILMGEKCKPLN